The following coding sequences lie in one Helicobacter sp. MIT 21-1697 genomic window:
- the hemA gene encoding glutamyl-tRNA reductase, with the protein MQEKMEVQYMVVSFSHKNVDITTREKLSFSQEEIVPFLQEINVCDSIRESVLLCTCNRVELYVSMIDKKRAKQHIYECFATHKNIALEDIENIALVRLNQYAIYHIFSVASSLDSLVIGETQITGQLKLAYKLAFDNALCAKDMTRLMHFAFKCAASVRKETDISAHSVSVASTAVRMAEQKLALCNKTLENLPILVIGSGEMGRLACKHLHNANAQITLVSRTKENAHKLALEFDSCINIESWEHLEQLLGEYEVLFSATSAPNCIIQSHMVQASPKQRWWFDLALPRDIENIQMDNLDIFCVDDLEEIVQEHKNAREESAKKAQKILEQYSVEFFRWLQTLGIDPVIKHIRYLAKASALKELDRAVKKGFLPAEYQQNVEKILHGAFNTFLHQPTIRLKQASENPQGDPIIEAMKNVFDISDDVVMLHSYKCEKDTIF; encoded by the coding sequence ATGCAAGAAAAAATGGAAGTGCAATATATGGTGGTGAGTTTTTCACATAAAAATGTAGATATTACTACGCGCGAGAAACTTAGTTTTAGCCAAGAAGAGATTGTGCCATTTTTGCAAGAGATTAATGTATGTGATAGCATTAGAGAGAGTGTTTTGCTTTGCACTTGTAATCGTGTGGAACTCTATGTAAGTATGATTGATAAAAAACGAGCAAAGCAACACATCTATGAGTGTTTTGCCACGCATAAAAATATAGCACTAGAGGATATAGAAAATATTGCGCTTGTGCGTTTGAATCAATATGCGATTTATCATATTTTTAGCGTAGCTTCAAGCCTTGATAGTTTGGTTATAGGGGAGACACAGATTACAGGACAGCTCAAACTTGCTTATAAACTTGCCTTTGATAATGCACTTTGTGCTAAAGATATGACTCGTCTTATGCACTTTGCCTTTAAATGTGCCGCGAGTGTGCGAAAAGAAACAGATATTTCAGCCCATAGTGTATCAGTAGCTTCTACGGCAGTGCGTATGGCAGAGCAAAAACTTGCTTTATGCAATAAAACTTTAGAGAATCTACCTATTTTGGTTATCGGTAGTGGTGAAATGGGACGCCTTGCGTGCAAACATCTCCATAATGCCAACGCACAAATCACACTTGTAAGTCGCACAAAAGAAAACGCACATAAACTTGCCTTAGAGTTTGACTCTTGCATAAATATAGAATCTTGGGAACATTTAGAGCAGCTTTTGGGAGAGTATGAAGTGCTTTTTAGTGCTACGAGTGCTCCAAATTGTATCATTCAATCTCATATGGTGCAAGCAAGTCCAAAGCAAAGGTGGTGGTTTGACTTAGCTCTGCCACGTGATATAGAAAATATACAAATGGACAACTTAGATATTTTTTGTGTTGATGATTTGGAAGAAATCGTGCAAGAACATAAAAATGCGCGTGAAGAGAGTGCAAAAAAGGCACAAAAGATTCTTGAGCAGTATAGTGTAGAGTTTTTTAGATGGCTTCAGACTTTGGGAATTGACCCTGTTATTAAACATATTCGCTACCTTGCTAAAGCTTCTGCTCTTAAAGAGCTTGATAGGGCAGTAAAAAAAGGATTTTTACCAGCGGAATATCAGCAAAATGTAGAGAAGATTCTGCACGGAGCTTTTAATACTTTTTTACATCAGCCTACTATACGACTTAAACAGGCAAGTGAGAATCCTCAAGGCGACCCGATTATTGAGGCAATGAAAAATGTGTTTGACATTAGCGATGATGTTGTTATGCTTCATAGCTACAAATGCGAGAAAGACACTATTTTTTAA
- a CDS encoding polyprenyl synthetase family protein, which translates to MNIQFALERIKAYIHAYIQECKNEEVNVLYGHLSYGKMLRSKLLLSISDINEDVLRVCALIEMIQSASLLHDDVIDESLTRRGMPSINATFGNKNAIMLGDVLYSKAFYELSCLDVRLAQSVSSAVVRLSVGEIEDVKLSLSFHTDKERYIRMCADKTAALIVAAAECGAILKGLNKNIYRIYGENLGIAFQIIDDILDITQDSQTLGKPSMSDFKEGKTTLPYMYLYEHFNADERSKLLECYGVNLNEEKQAWIRMQMQKHNSIAQSIADAQYYANKALQAIANEGNEKLKDIVTQMVERTF; encoded by the coding sequence AAAAATGAAGAAGTGAATGTTTTATATGGACACTTGAGTTATGGCAAAATGCTTCGTAGCAAACTTTTGCTTTCTATTAGCGATATAAATGAAGATGTTTTGAGAGTGTGCGCGCTCATTGAAATGATACAGAGTGCCTCGCTTCTACACGATGATGTGATTGATGAATCTCTTACAAGACGTGGTATGCCTTCTATTAATGCTACTTTTGGCAATAAAAACGCGATAATGCTTGGTGATGTGCTATATTCTAAGGCATTTTATGAGTTAAGTTGTCTTGATGTCAGATTGGCTCAAAGCGTTTCTTCTGCAGTTGTACGGCTTTCTGTGGGTGAAATTGAAGATGTAAAACTTTCACTTTCTTTTCATACAGATAAAGAACGATATATTCGTATGTGTGCGGATAAAACAGCTGCACTTATTGTCGCTGCTGCTGAATGTGGAGCGATTTTAAAGGGCTTAAACAAAAATATTTATAGAATCTATGGTGAAAATTTAGGCATTGCTTTTCAAATTATTGATGATATTTTAGATATTACTCAAGATTCTCAAACACTTGGCAAGCCTTCAATGAGTGATTTTAAAGAGGGCAAAACAACTCTTCCTTATATGTATTTATATGAACATTTCAATGCAGATGAGCGTTCAAAATTACTTGAATGCTATGGTGTAAATCTCAATGAGGAAAAACAAGCGTGGATAAGAATGCAAATGCAAAAGCATAATAGTATTGCTCAAAGTATTGCAGATGCTCAATATTATGCAAATAAAGCTCTTCAAGCGATTGCAAATGAGGGCAATGAAAAACTTAAGGATATTGTTACACAAATGGTTGAGAGGACATTTTAG
- a CDS encoding proline--tRNA ligase: protein MRFSQLFVNTLKESPKDAVLKSHQYLVRGGFIQQVGSGIYNFLPLGKKLLDKVRFIVKEEMDKSGAQEILMGFVTPAELWRESGRYEQYGRELLRFVDRKENEFVLGPTHEEVITYIAKNTIKSYKQLPLHLYQIQSKFRDELRPRFGLMRGREFIMKDGYSFHSSYADLDREFDVMEATYKKILQRMGVEFKVVEADSGAIGGSGSKEFMVLAPCGEDTIVVCKGCEYGANIEASKRAPRTAPRPNELKYDSNAPQAAFARFFTPDVKDIESLSAFFKVDAFWIIKAIVKKALKANNESELVYFFVRGDDEGEETKMLNAINKHTNCYIALEDASVEEIQEAGLEVGFIGAYGLRHITQATHIYFDESLKEASNLICGANEKDYHFVGVDLSTFEGLEYADIAQSKEGDLCPKCGKELYYTKGIEVGHIFKLGDKYSRAMNAQFLDKDGKAQPLIMGCYGFGISRILPAILEQKSDDLGCVWSKEVGIFDIAIIISNTKDSMQNDFGSALYEKLGARGIDVLLDERDERFGVKMKDFELLGFTFALVVGKGLNEGKVELIKREGLKKYELCANDKEILLDEILKIIA from the coding sequence ATGAGATTTTCACAACTTTTTGTCAATACTCTTAAAGAATCTCCCAAAGATGCGGTGCTTAAAAGTCATCAATATCTTGTGCGTGGGGGGTTTATACAGCAAGTTGGTAGTGGTATTTATAATTTTTTGCCGCTTGGAAAAAAACTCCTTGATAAAGTGCGCTTTATTGTCAAAGAAGAAATGGACAAGAGTGGTGCGCAAGAGATTCTTATGGGTTTTGTTACTCCTGCAGAGCTATGGAGAGAATCTGGACGATATGAACAATATGGCAGGGAGCTTTTGCGCTTTGTGGATAGGAAAGAGAATGAATTTGTGCTTGGACCTACACACGAAGAAGTCATAACGTACATTGCGAAAAATACGATTAAAAGCTATAAGCAGCTCCCACTTCATCTCTATCAGATTCAGAGTAAATTTCGCGATGAACTGCGTCCGCGATTTGGGCTTATGCGTGGGCGCGAGTTTATTATGAAAGATGGATATAGCTTTCATAGTAGTTATGCAGATTTGGATAGAGAATTTGATGTTATGGAAGCGACATATAAAAAGATTCTACAAAGAATGGGTGTAGAGTTTAAGGTTGTGGAAGCAGATTCTGGAGCGATTGGCGGAAGTGGAAGCAAAGAATTTATGGTATTAGCACCTTGTGGGGAAGATACCATTGTTGTATGCAAGGGCTGTGAATATGGTGCAAATATTGAAGCGAGCAAGAGAGCACCACGCACTGCGCCACGTCCAAATGAGCTAAAATATGATAGCAATGCACCTCAAGCCGCTTTTGCACGATTCTTTACCCCTGATGTAAAAGATATAGAATCTTTAAGTGCATTTTTTAAAGTTGATGCCTTTTGGATAATCAAAGCAATAGTAAAAAAAGCCCTCAAGGCTAATAATGAAAGTGAATTGGTGTATTTTTTTGTACGTGGCGATGATGAGGGCGAAGAGACAAAAATGCTCAATGCAATCAATAAGCATACAAATTGTTATATTGCTTTAGAAGATGCGAGTGTGGAGGAGATTCAAGAGGCTGGATTGGAAGTAGGATTTATCGGTGCTTATGGATTGCGTCATATTACCCAAGCTACACATATTTATTTTGATGAGAGTTTGAAAGAAGCCTCAAATCTTATCTGTGGCGCAAATGAAAAGGATTATCATTTTGTGGGTGTGGATTTAAGCACATTTGAGGGTTTGGAATATGCAGATATAGCCCAAAGCAAAGAGGGAGATTTGTGCCCCAAGTGCGGCAAAGAGCTTTATTATACTAAGGGCATAGAAGTTGGGCATATTTTTAAATTAGGCGATAAATATTCGCGTGCGATGAATGCGCAGTTTTTGGATAAAGATGGTAAAGCACAACCACTTATTATGGGTTGCTATGGCTTTGGAATCTCGCGTATTTTGCCCGCAATCTTAGAGCAAAAAAGTGATGATTTGGGCTGCGTATGGAGCAAAGAAGTGGGTATATTTGATATAGCTATTATTATTTCAAATACCAAAGATTCTATGCAAAATGATTTTGGCAGTGCTTTATACGAAAAATTGGGTGCGCGCGGCATTGATGTGTTATTAGATGAACGAGATGAGCGATTTGGCGTGAAAATGAAAGATTTTGAATTGCTTGGCTTTACTTTTGCTTTGGTTGTAGGTAAGGGTTTAAATGAGGGCAAAGTAGAGCTCATTAAACGTGAGGGTTTAAAAAAATATGAGCTTTGTGCCAATGATAAAGAGATACTGCTTGATGAGATACTTAAAATCATAGCATAA